The segment GTGATGCGGATGTCGCGCTGCACGGCCTTGCACATGTCGTAGATGGTCATGGCCGCGACCTGGGCGGCCATGAGCGCTTCCATTTCGACGCCGGTGGGACCGGTGGTCCGGGACTCGGCTTCGATTTCGATGGACAAATCGGCTGGCACGGGAACCAGGCGCACATCCACGGAGGAAATCAAAATCGGGTGGCACATGGGGATGAGTTCCCAGGTTTTCTTGGCGGCCATGATCCCGGCCACCTTGGCCGTGGTCAACACGTCGCCCTTGGGCAGGGCGTTTTGCGTCAAAAGCCCAAACGTATGCGCGTTGAGGACCACCCGGCACCGGACCACGGCCCGACGCTTGGTCTCCGCCTTGTCCCCGACATCGACCATGACCACGTTGCCCGCTTCGTCGATGTGCGTCAGCTTCTGTTCCATCGTTCACCTCCACAAATGAAAAAGGCCGGCAAGCACTGCTTCCGGCCTCGTCGGTTCCTGGGTTTTGTCTAATCACCCATGGCTTTCTTGAAAAAATCCTTGACCTTGTTCAAGGGCCGGCCATCTTCCACCTTTTCAAACTCGCGCAACAATTCTTCCTGTTTCTTGGTCACGTTGGTTGGGATACGAACCGAGACCTCCACCAACAGATCGCCCTTCTGGGTGCTGCCCAGATGTGGCAGGCCAAGGCCCTTGATGCGCAGTATCTTGCCGGACTGGGTACCCTTGGGGATCTCCAGGGTCACGGGGTCGTCCAGAGTCGGGACATCGATCTTGGCCCCAAGAATGGCCTGCACGATACTGATCTCGGCCACGATGACCAAATCCTGGCCGCGTCGGGAAAAAATCTTGTCCTCGTCGACATAGATGACCACGTACAAATCGCCGTGCGGCCCGCCGAATTCGCCGGGTTCGCCCTCGCCGCGCAGACGCAAGCGACTGCCGCTGTCCACGCCGGCCGGGATGCGCACCTTGAGGCTCTTTTTGACCTGCACGACACCCTGCCCCCGGCATTTGGCGCAAGGGTGGGTAATGACCTTGCCCTCGCCCCGACAAACCGGACAGGGCACGGAAATACGGAAAAAACCCTGGCTCTGGGTGACCTGCCCCTGGCCGTGACAATGTTTGCAGGTCTCGGGAGCATGCCCTGGAGCCGACCCGGAGCCGGAACATTCAGAACAAACCTCCCGCTTGGGGATGTTCAGATCCACTTCCGTGCCCTTGGCCGCGTCGCGAAAGGATACATTCAGGTTGTAACGCAGGTCGGCCCCGGCCCGGGGCCGACGTCGACCGCCGGTCGCCCCGCCAAAACCAAACAAATCACCAAAGATGTCCCCAAAGGCGCTAAAGACATCGTCCGACGAATGGAAGTGATCGCCAAAACCCTGGCCATTCATGCCGGCATGGCCAAAACGATCATACTGGGCGCGCTTGCCCGCGTCGCTCAGAACCTCATAGGCTTCGGCCGCTTCCTTGAAGTTGTTCTCCGCCTCTGGGTTGTCCGGATTGCGGTCCGGATG is part of the Deltaproteobacteria bacterium genome and harbors:
- the moaC gene encoding cyclic pyranopterin monophosphate synthase MoaC — translated: MEQKLTHIDEAGNVVMVDVGDKAETKRRAVVRCRVVLNAHTFGLLTQNALPKGDVLTTAKVAGIMAAKKTWELIPMCHPILISSVDVRLVPVPADLSIEIEAESRTTGPTGVEMEALMAAQVAAMTIYDMCKAVQRDIRITDCRLTHKSGGRSGEFNAE
- the dnaJ gene encoding molecular chaperone DnaJ, with the protein product MADKRDYYDVLGVSRSASADEIKSSYRKLAFQYHPDRNPDNPEAENNFKEAAEAYEVLSDAGKRAQYDRFGHAGMNGQGFGDHFHSSDDVFSAFGDIFGDLFGFGGATGGRRRPRAGADLRYNLNVSFRDAAKGTEVDLNIPKREVCSECSGSGSAPGHAPETCKHCHGQGQVTQSQGFFRISVPCPVCRGEGKVITHPCAKCRGQGVVQVKKSLKVRIPAGVDSGSRLRLRGEGEPGEFGGPHGDLYVVIYVDEDKIFSRRGQDLVIVAEISIVQAILGAKIDVPTLDDPVTLEIPKGTQSGKILRIKGLGLPHLGSTQKGDLLVEVSVRIPTNVTKKQEELLREFEKVEDGRPLNKVKDFFKKAMGD